Proteins found in one Phocoena sinus isolate mPhoSin1 chromosome 19, mPhoSin1.pri, whole genome shotgun sequence genomic segment:
- the CLIP3 gene encoding CAP-Gly domain-containing linker protein 3 isoform X1 — MTKTDPAPMAPPLRAEGEEEEEEDEPVPEPPSPTQERRQKPVVHPSAPAPLPKDYAFTFFDPNDPACQEILFDPQTTIPELFAIVRQWVPQVQHKIDVIGNEILRRGCHVNDRDGLTDMTLLHYACKAGAHGVGDPAAAVRLSQQLLALGADVTLRSRWTNMNALHYAAYFDVPDLVRVLLKGARPRVVNSTCSDFNHGSALHIAASNLCLGAAKCLLEHGANPALRNRKGQVPAEVVPDPMDMSLDKAEAALVAKELRTLLEEAVPLSCALPKVTLPNYDNVPGNLMLSALGLRLGDRVLLDGQKTGTLRFCGTTEFASGQWVGVELDEPEGKNDGSVGGVRYFICPPKQGLFASVSKISKAVDAPPSSVTSTPRTPRMDFSRVTGKGRREHKGKKKPSSSPSLGSLQQREGAKAEVGDQVLVAGQKQGIVRFYGKTDFAPGYWYGIELDQPTGKHDGSVFGVRYFTCPPRHGVFAPASRIQRIGGSTDPAGDNVGAKKVHQVTMTQPKRTFTTVRTPKDIASENSISRLLFCCWFPWMLRAEMQS; from the exons CCTTCACCTTCTTCGACCCCAACGACCCTGCCTGCCAGGAGATTCTGTTTGACCCGCAGACCACCATCCCTGAGCTGTTCGCCATCGTGCGCCAGTGGGTGCCCCAAGTCCAGCACAAGATTGATGTCATTGGCAATGAG ATTCTGCGTCGAGGCTGCCACGTGAATGATCGTGATGGGCTGACCGACATGACACTGCTCCATTATGCGTGCAAGGCGGGGGCCCACGGAGTAG GGGACCCCGCGGCGGCTGTACGCCTCTCGCAGCAGCTGCTGGCACTGGGCGCAGACGTGACCCTGCGCAGCCGCTGGACCAACATGAACGCACTTCACTACGCGGCCTATTTTGACGTGCCGGATCTCGTGCGCGTGCTACTGAAGGGTGCACGGCCCCGAG TGGTGAACTCCACGTGCAGTGACTTCAACCATGGCTCAGCCCTGCACATCGCTGCCTCCAACCTGTGCCTGGGCGCGGCCAAATGTTTGCTGGAACACGGTGCCAACCCGGCGCTTCGG AACCGAAAGGGACAGGTGCCAGCGGAGGTGGTCCCAGACCCCATGGACATGTCCCTGGACAAGGCAGAGGCGGCGCTGGTGGCCAAGGAGCTGCGGACGCTACTGGAGGAGGCTGTGCCGCTCTCCTGCGCCCTCCCCAAGGTTACGCTACCCAACTATGACAACGTCCCAGGCAATCTCATGCTCAGTGCACTGGGCCTGCGCCTGGGAGACCGCGTGCTACTGGATGGCCAGAAG ACGGGCACACTGCGGTTCTGCGGTACCACGGAGTTCGCCAGCGGCCAGTGGGTGGGCGTGGAACTGGATGAACCTGAGGGCAAGAATGATGGCAGTGTTGGGGGTGTCCGGTACTTCATCTGCCCTCCCAAGCAGG GTCTCTTTGCCTCTGTGTCCAAGATCTCCAAGGCAGTGGATGCACCTCCCTCATCTGTCACCTCCACACCGCGGACTCCCCGGATGGACTTCTCCCGTGTCACAGGCAAAGGCCGCAGGGAACACAAAG GTAAGAAGAAGCCCTCATCATCCCCATCTCTGGGCAGCCTGCAGCAGCGTGAAGGAGCTAAGGCTGAGGTTGGAGACCAAGTCCTCGTCGCAGGCCAGAAGCAAGGGATCGTGCGTTTCTATGGGAAGACAGACTTTGCCCCAG GTTACTGGTACGGCATAGAGCTAGACCAGCCCACCGGCAAACATGATGGCTCTGTCTTTGGTGTCCGGTACTTCACCTGCCCCCCACGGCATGGAGTCTTTGCACCAGCATCTCGAATTCAGAG GATTGGTGGATCCACTGACCCCGCTGGGGATAATGTTGGAGCCAAAAAAGTACATCAAGTGACAA TGACGCAGCCCAAACGCACCTTCACAACAGTCCGGACCCCAAAGGACATCGCATCAGAGAACTCCATCTCCAG GTTGCTCTTCTGTTGCTGGTTTCCCTGGATGCTGAGGGCGGAGATGCAGTCTTAG